Proteins encoded together in one Camelina sativa cultivar DH55 chromosome 9, Cs, whole genome shotgun sequence window:
- the LOC104712094 gene encoding kinesin-like protein KIN-UC gives MTSSYSSSAVRSSAKHAAERIQQHLPPNSNHSVSLSSSSLNLPSRTSIIAPGVAHSSRPKDRPSASSSVSNASSVSASSPSTRRSGTPIRRSQSKDFDDDNDPGRVRVSVRVRPRNGEELVSDADFADLVELQPEIKRLKLRKNNWNSESYKFDEVFTDTASQKRVYEGVAKPVVEGVLSGYNGTIMAYGQTGTGKTYTVGKIGKDDAAERGIMVRALEDILQNASSASVSVEISYLQLYMETIQDLLAPEKSNISINEDAKTGEVSVPGATVVNIQDLDHFLQVLQVGETNRHAANTKMNTESSRSHAILTVYVRQAVNEKTEKAKPESLGDKGIPRVRKSKLLIVDLAGSERINKSGTDGHLIEEAKFINLSLTSLGKCINALAEGSSHIPTRDSKLTRLLRDSFGGSARTSLIITIGPSARYHAETTSTIMFGQRAMKIVNMVKLKEEFDYESLCRKLETQVDHLTAEVERQNKLRNSEKHELEKRLRECENSSAEAEKNTVTRSKFLEKENARLELCMKELLKELQLQKDQCDLMHDKAIQLEMKLKNTKQQQLENSAYEAKLADASQVYEKKIAKLVQRVEDEQARSTNAEQQLDEMKNILSKQQKSIHEQERGNYQYQKELAETTYTYESKIAELQKKLEDEDARSNAAEEQLRQMKRLISDRQVLSQENEETNKLKLKLEELSQMYESTVDELQTVKLDYDDLLQQKEKLGEEVRDMKERLLLEEKQRKQLESELSKLKKNLRESENVVEEKRHMKEDLSKVSSESGALTGSQRSQGLKKSLSGQRATMARLCEEVGIQKILQLIKSEDLEVQIQAVKVVANLAAEEANQLKIVEEGGVEALLMLVQSSQNSTILRVASGAIANLAMNEKSQDLIMNKGGAQLLAKMVTKTDDPQTLRMVAGALANLCGNEKFLKLLKEEEGIKGLLTMAQSGNIDIIAQVARGMANFAKCETREIMQGRRKGRSLLLEEGALEWLTSNSHIESASTQRHIELALCHLAQNEENANDFKRTGSVTEIVRISVESSRDDIRSLAKKILKTNPYFSS, from the exons ATCCTGGGAGGGTTAGAGTTTCTGTAAGAGTTCGACCTCGAAATGGAGAGGAGCTTGTCTCGGATGCTGACTTTGCGGATCTTGTTGAGTTACAACCAGAA ATAAAGCGGCTTAAGTTGAGGAAAAACAACTGGAATTCTGAGTCTTATAAATTTGACGAAGTGTTTACAGATACAGCTTCGCAAAAGCGTGTCTATGAAGGAGTTGCAAAACCTGTCGTTGAG GGTGTTCTGAGTGGATACAATGGTACTATTATGGCTTACGGTCAGACTGGTACTGGTAAAACTTACACGGTAGGAAAAATTGGTAAAGATGATGCAGCTGAGCGTGGTATTATGGTTAGAGCTCTAGAAGATATACTTCAGAACGCATCTTCTGCTTCTGTTTCCGTGGAGATCTCTTATTTGCAG TTATATATGGAAACGATACAAGATCTTCTTGCACCTGAGAAAAGCAACATTTCAATCAATGAGGATGCAAAGACTGGGGAAGTATCAGTACCAGGCGCTACAGTAGTCAACATTCAAGATTTAGACCATTTCTTGCAGGTTTTGCAAGTCGGCGAGACAAACCGCCATGCAGCTAATACAAAGATGAATACAGAATCCTCACGTAGTCATGCAATTCTTACG GTTTACGTTAGGCAGGCTGTGAATGAAAAGACCGAAAAGGCAAAACCTGAGTCTTTGGGAGATAAAGGCATTCCTAGAGTTAGAAAGAGCAAACTCCTAATTGTGGATCTTGCTGGTTCAGAAAGAATCAATAAATCTG GCACTGATGGCCACTTGATTGAAGAGGCAAAATTCATTAATCTTTCACTGACATCCCTGGGAAAATGTATAAATGCATTAGCTGAAGGCAGTTCTCATATACCAACAAGAGATTCTAAGCTAACAAGGCTTCTTCGTGATTCTTTTGGGG GCTCAGCGAGGACTTCACTTATCATAACAATTGGGCCATCAGCACGGTATCATGCAGAAACCACTAGCACAATCATGTTCGGACAAAGG GCTATGAAAATAGTAAACATGGTCAAGCTTAAAGAAGAATTCGATTATGAAAGTTTGTGTCGGAAGCTTGAGACTCAGGTGGACCATCTTACTGCAGAAGTTGaaagacaaaacaaactaagaaaCAGTGAGAAACACGAGTTGGAAAAAAGattgagagaatgtgaaaactCTTCCGCTGAGGCAGAAAAAAATACTGTTACAAGGTCCAAG TTCCTGGAGAAGGAAAACGCTCGCTTGGAGCTGTGCATGAAAGAACTTTTGAAGGAATTGCAACTGCAGAAAGATCAGTGTGATCTAATGCATGACAAAGCGATACAACTAGAGATGAAACTGAAAAATACCAAG CAGCAACAGCTGGAAAATTCAGCATATGAGGCAAAACTTGCAGATGCCAGTCAAGTATATGAGAAAAAGATTGCAAAGTTGGTTCAGCGTGTTGAGGATGAACAAGCTCGGTCAACTAATGCGGAGCAACAATTGGATGAAATGAAAAACATTTTGAGTAAACAGCAGAAGTCTATTCAT GAACAAGAGAGGGGCAACTATCAATATCAAAAGGAACTTGCGGAAACCACTTACACATATGAATCTAAAATTGCAGAGCTGCAGAAGAAATTAGAAGATGAAGATGCTCGGTCTAACGCTGCAGAAGAGCAACTTAGACAGATGAAAAGGCTTATAAGCGATCGCCAAGTTCTATCACAG GAAAATGAAGAGACGAACAAACTCAAGCTAAAGCTAGAAGAACTTTCACAAATGTATGAATCTACAGTAGATGAACTCCAGACAGTGAAATTAGACTACGATGATCTTCTCCAACAAAAG GAAAAACTTGGTGAAGAGGTTCGGGATATGAAGGAAAGGCTCCTTTTGGAAGAAAAGCAGAGAAAGCAATTGGAGAGTGAGCTTTCCAAACTAAAGAAGAATCTAAGGGAAAGTGAAAATGTTGTTGAG GAAAAGCGACATATGAAGGAAGATCTTTCAAAAGTGTCATCGGAATCTGGAGCTCTAACGGGCTCACAGAGATCACAAGGGTTAAAGAAATCACTATCTGGTCAGAGAGCTACCATGGCGAGGCTTTGTGAAGAAG TCGGAATTCAGAAGATATTACAACTCATTAAGTCTGAGGACTTGGAAGTTCAAATTCAAGCTGTAAAAGTGGTGGCTAATCTAGCCGCTGAAG AGGCTAATCAGTTGAAGATTGTTGAGGAAGGGGGTGTAGAAGCTTTGCTTATGCTAGTCCAGTCATCTCAAAATTCAACAATTCTTAGGGTGGCTTCTGGTGCAATtgctaatttggcaatgaacG AGAAGAGTCAAGATCTAATAATGAATAAAGGAGGTGCTCAACTCCTAGCAAAGATGGTGACTAAAACAGATGATCCACAGACTCTAAGAATGGTAGCTGGTGCACTTGCCAATTTATGCGGGAACG AGAAGTTTCTTAAACTGCTGAAAGAAGAGGAAGGCATCAAAGGACTACTCACGATGGCACAATCTGGAAACATAGATATCATTGCTCAAGTGGCAAGAGGGATGGCAAATTTTGCAAAGTGTGAAACTCGAGAAATTATGCAAG GGCGTAGAAAAGGTCGTTCTCTTCTCTTGGAAGAGGGTGCTCTTGAATGGTTGACTTCAAACTCACATATTGAGTCAGCATCAACACAACGTCACATTGAGCTTGCGCTTTGCCATTTAGCTCAAAATG AGGAAAATGCGAATGACTTCAAAAGGACAGGAAGCGTGACAGAGATTGTAAGAATATCTGTGGAGTCGAGTAGAGATGATATTCGCAGTTTAGCAAAGAAGATACTCAAAACAAACCCTTACTTCTCAagctga
- the LOC104712095 gene encoding kinesin-like protein KIN-UC, translating to MAQSGNIDIIAQVARGMANFAKCETREIMQGRRKGRSLLLEEGALEWLTSNSHIESASTQRHIELALCHLAQNEENANDFKRTGSVTEIVRISVESSRDDIRSLAKKILKTNPYFSS from the exons ATGGCACAATCTGGAAACATAGATATCATTGCTCAAGTGGCAAGAGGGATGGCAAATTTTGCAAAGTGTGAAACTCGAGAAATTATGCAAG GGCGTAGAAAAGGTCGTTCTCTTCTCTTGGAAGAGGGTGCTCTTGAATGGTTGACTTCAAACTCACATATTGAGTCAGCATCAACACAACGTCACATTGAGCTTGCGCTTTGCCATTTAGCTCAAAATG AGGAAAATGCGAATGACTTCAAAAGGACAGGAAGCGTGACAGAGATTGTAAGAATATCTGTGGAGTCGAGTAGAGATGATATTCGCAGTTTAGCAAAGAAGATACTCAAAACAAACCCTTACTTCTCAagctga
- the LOC104712097 gene encoding uncharacterized protein LOC104712097 → MELYTANCLSNDNKPTLELSKLVKEEKTSVNTNSENNLTLLVNHGAKVWQENREKWVGDQSRQRKHTAKDQIISWSTTYEDLLSTHEPFSESIPLPEMVDFLVDIWYDEGLYD, encoded by the exons ATGGAGCTTTATACTGCAAATTGTCTGTCCAACGATAACAAACCTACTCTTGAGCTTTCAAAATTagtcaaagaagagaaaacctcGGTGAATACGAACTCCGAAAACAATCTTACATTACTTGTGAATCATG GTGCAAAGGTGTGGCAAGAGAACAGGGAAAAATGGGTGGGAGATCAATCCCGACAAAGAAAACACACTGCTAAGGATCAGATTATAAg CTGGTCTACTACATATGAAGATCTTCTCTCAACTCATGAACCTTTCTCTGAGTCGATTCCTTTACCT GAGATGGTGGACTTTCTGGTCGATATTTGGTACGATGAAGGCCTATACGATTAG